A genomic segment from Aegilops tauschii subsp. strangulata cultivar AL8/78 chromosome 1, Aet v6.0, whole genome shotgun sequence encodes:
- the LOC109779322 gene encoding uncharacterized protein — MPSWNDGDESSDGDIMGGNLMDMEYFDTPDTVPEPLWCGAPMEEVAKCTLHQMMPRKCVAFEGDNARRRFYGCPVQGGVNYGVVKWVDPVHPDILKNCLIKLWELFHEQNLGRIQDKNAYDAELAKLKKEKDHLCEEFPKMVDENLRSRMKS, encoded by the exons ATGCCTTCTTGGAATGATGGAGATGAGAGCTCCGACGGCGACATCATGGGGGGCAACCTGATGGACATGGAGTACTTT GACACACCTGACACCGTCCCTGAGCCACTGTGGTGTGGTGCTCCCATGGAGGAGGTTGCCAAGTGCACTCTGCACCAGATGATGCCTAGGAAGTGTGTTGCTTTTGAAGGTGACAATGCTAGGAGGAGGTTCTATGGATGCCCTGTTCAG GGAGGTGTGAACTATGGTGTAGTTAAGTGGGTTGATCCAGTCCACCCTGATATACTGAAGAACTGCCTCATCAAGCTGTGGGAATTGTTCCATGAGCAAAACCTTGGCAGGATTCAAGACAAGAATGCATATGATGCTGAGTTAGCCAAATTGAAGAAGgagaaggatcatctgtgtgaGGAGTTTCCGAAAATGGTTGATGAAAATTTGAGAAGCAGAATGAAGAGCTAG